In one Candidatus Pelagibacter sp. HTCC7211 genomic region, the following are encoded:
- the zapE gene encoding cell division protein ZapE, with protein MNLNNLFQNFCKKNNLEINAYQLTIVNKIESFYTSNFNKSIFKKFFLKDNSKQVFYLHGGVGVGKTMILNFFFDLVEEKKLRLHFNEFMLSFHDFVHQRKEKNEENIIYQFVKDLKSKTELIYFDEFQVTNIVDAMILGKLFEQILNENIQIILTSNTRISELYKDGLQRDQFKPFIKIMEKQSIECELKIEDDYRKSNDNQKQRYFYPLNQETNFKINKFFRTITKGKNHSSKIINVKGRDFKIENFYEGVVRFNFNDLCSQNLGAEDYLEIIKNCKFITIDHIPQFNDINSNQQHRFITLIDVIYDKNIPLAVTAEQNIDQFTSSRLLQNPFKRTVSRLYELTSVEKN; from the coding sequence ATGAATTTAAATAATCTTTTCCAAAATTTTTGTAAAAAAAATAATTTAGAAATAAATGCTTATCAATTAACAATAGTTAATAAAATTGAAAGTTTTTATACTTCTAATTTTAATAAATCAATTTTTAAAAAATTTTTTTTAAAAGATAATTCAAAACAAGTTTTTTATTTACATGGTGGTGTGGGTGTAGGAAAAACTATGATCTTAAATTTTTTTTTTGATCTAGTTGAGGAAAAAAAATTAAGATTACATTTTAATGAGTTTATGCTGAGTTTTCATGATTTTGTTCATCAAAGAAAAGAAAAAAATGAGGAAAATATAATTTATCAATTTGTAAAAGATTTAAAATCTAAAACTGAATTAATTTATTTTGATGAGTTTCAAGTAACTAATATTGTTGATGCAATGATTCTAGGAAAATTATTTGAGCAAATTTTAAATGAAAATATACAAATAATTTTGACTTCAAATACAAGAATATCTGAACTTTATAAAGATGGCCTCCAAAGAGATCAGTTTAAACCTTTTATAAAAATTATGGAAAAACAATCTATTGAGTGTGAACTAAAAATAGAGGATGATTATAGAAAATCAAATGACAATCAAAAACAAAGATATTTTTATCCACTCAATCAAGAGACTAATTTTAAAATAAACAAATTTTTTAGAACTATCACAAAAGGAAAAAACCATTCATCAAAAATAATTAATGTAAAGGGGAGAGATTTTAAAATAGAAAATTTTTACGAGGGAGTTGTAAGATTTAATTTTAATGATTTATGCTCTCAAAATCTTGGTGCTGAAGATTATTTAGAAATAATTAAAAACTGTAAATTTATTACAATTGATCATATCCCACAATTTAATGATATTAATTCTAATCAACAACATCGGTTTATTACATTAATTGATGTCATATATGACAAAAATATTCCTCTAGCAGTAACTGCAGAACAAAATATAGATCAATTTACTTCATCGAGATTGTTACAAAATCCTTTTAAAAGGACTGTCAGTCGATTATATGAGTTAACATCAGTGGAAAAGAATTAA
- a CDS encoding PQQ-binding-like beta-propeller repeat protein — protein MTRVIILIISLILLNHCSFNENSRIWKDKEKKLEPVKNIKKVFSEEKKISSEFNQELKLDLTKIKTNNRIIDNKNNYGAQKYSGLLKKIGTYKFGKFEEINQLNFKPVFLENGLIFFDKKGSIIRYNNNKKVLWKKNHYSKAEKKQKPKLNFGLDAKNLLVTDSIAKYYSININSGELNWSKNNTYPFNSDIKKHKDKFFVIDYKNTLRCYEIKTGNECWNLKTEDSFTISNSKLSLIIVDDLVVFSNSIGDITAADIETGLIIWQLPTQSSSIINETYNFKVSKLVSDGNSIYFSNNKNEFYSIDLKNGIINWKNEISSNITPVITGNLIFTVSEDGYLLTIEKNKGNIIRVTDLLKNYKLKKRKDIKPVGFAIDDTTLYLTNSDGKMILADLSIGNIKTIEKVSGDFVSRPFIFNQNLFVIRNGSIVQYN, from the coding sequence GTGACTAGAGTAATTATTTTAATAATATCATTGATTTTATTAAATCATTGTTCATTTAATGAAAATTCACGTATTTGGAAAGATAAAGAAAAAAAATTAGAACCAGTAAAAAATATTAAAAAGGTTTTTTCAGAAGAAAAAAAGATTTCCTCAGAGTTTAACCAAGAACTAAAATTAGATTTAACGAAAATTAAAACTAACAACAGAATTATAGATAACAAAAATAATTATGGTGCTCAAAAATATAGTGGTTTGTTAAAAAAGATTGGGACATATAAATTTGGAAAATTTGAAGAGATTAACCAGTTAAATTTTAAACCAGTTTTTTTAGAAAATGGTCTAATATTTTTTGATAAAAAAGGTTCAATAATCAGGTACAATAATAATAAAAAAGTATTATGGAAAAAAAACCATTATTCAAAAGCAGAAAAAAAGCAAAAACCTAAATTAAACTTTGGATTAGACGCTAAAAATTTATTAGTTACTGATAGTATAGCAAAATATTATTCAATAAATATTAATTCAGGGGAATTAAATTGGTCTAAAAATAATACTTACCCTTTTAATTCTGATATTAAAAAACATAAAGATAAATTTTTTGTTATTGATTATAAAAATACTTTAAGATGTTATGAGATAAAAACCGGCAATGAATGTTGGAACTTAAAAACTGAGGACTCTTTTACTATCTCTAATTCAAAATTATCCTTAATTATAGTTGACGATTTAGTGGTATTTAGTAATTCAATCGGTGATATAACTGCAGCTGATATTGAAACAGGATTAATAATCTGGCAGCTACCAACACAAAGTAGCTCAATAATTAATGAAACCTATAATTTTAAAGTTTCAAAATTAGTTTCTGATGGAAATTCTATTTATTTTTCAAATAATAAAAATGAATTTTATTCAATCGATCTTAAAAATGGAATAATTAACTGGAAAAATGAAATTAGCTCTAACATTACACCTGTAATAACTGGAAATTTAATTTTTACGGTATCTGAGGATGGATATTTATTAACTATTGAAAAAAATAAAGGAAATATTATTCGTGTTACTGATTTGTTGAAGAACTATAAACTTAAAAAAAGAAAAGATATTAAGCCAGTAGGTTTTGCAATCGATGACACGACTTTATATCTCACAAATTCTGATGGAAAAATGATTTTAGCAGATTTGAGTATTGGAAATATTAAAACAATAGAAAAGGTTTCTGGAGATTTTGTTTCAAGACCATTTATCTTTAATCAAAATTTGTTTGTAATAAGAAATGGATCAATTGTTCAGTATAATTAG